The [Clostridium] celerecrescens 18A genomic sequence GGAGCACCTACATTGGCTTCTACGTTGAACTCGCGAAGCAGACGGTCTACGATGATCTCCAGATGAAGCTCTCCCATACCGGAAATAATAACCTGGCCAGTTTCCTGGTTGGTCTTTGCACGGAAGGTAGGATCTTCTTCTGCAAGCTTAGCTAAAGCTTCGCCCATCTTGCCCTGACCAGCTTTGGTCTTTGGCTCGATAGCGATATCGATAACCGGCTCTGGGAATTCCATGGATTCCAGAATTACCGGATGCTGATCATCACAGATTGTATCACCGGTTGTTGTTACTTTAAAACCAACAGCAGCAGCGATATCACCGGAATATACTTTATCCAGCTCAGATCTCTTGTTGGCATGCATCTGAAGGATACGTCCAACACGCTCTTTTTTGCCCTTGGTTGCATTCAGCACGTAGGAACCGGAATTCATAATACCGGAATATACGCGGAAGAATGCCAGCTTTCCAACGAACGGGTCTGTCATGATCTTAAATGCCAGAGCGGAAAATGGCTCTTCATCAGAAGAATGACGCTCGATTTCATTGCCGTCCATATCAACACCCTTAATAGAAGGAATGTCAGTAGGAGCAGGCATATATTCAAGAACTGCATCAAGGAGCTTCTGAACACCCTTGTTTCTATATGCGCTTCCGCAGCATACAGGAATGGCCGTGCAATTGCAGGTTGCAGTTCTTAATGCTTTCTTTAATTCATCTACGGAAGGCTCTTCCCCTTCCAGGTACATCATCATTAAGTCATCATCTAACTCGCAGATTTTTTCAACTAATTCGGCACGGTAAAGCTCTGCATCATCCTGCAGATCCTCTGGGATATCAATGACGGAAACATCATCGCCCTTGTCACCGTTGAAGATATAAGCCTTCATTTCGAACAAATCGATGATTCCCTTGAATTCATCTTCTGCACCGATAGGCAGCTGAATGCAGATTGCATTCTTGCCCAGACGGGTTTTGATCTGTTCAACAGCGCCGTAAAAATTTGCACCCATGATATCCATCTTGTTAATGAATGCCATACGGGGTACGTTGTAGGTATCAGCCTGACGCCATACGTTCTCGGACTGTGGTTCAACACCGCCCTTTGCACAGAATACGCCTACAGCGCCATCCAGTACACGTAAGGAACGCTCAACCTCTACTGTAAAGTCAACGTGTCCTGGAGTATCAATGATGTTGATACGATACTCAGGAGCGCCCGGCTTCACCTGGCAATTTTCATGCATGGTCCAGTGGCAGGTTGTAGCAGCTGAAGTAATTGTGATACCTCTTTCCTGCTCCTGCTCCATCCAGTCCATGGTGGCAGTACCTTCATGAGTATCACCGATTTTGTAGTTTACACCAGTATAATAGAGGATACGCTCGGTCAATGTGGTTTTACCTGCATCGATGTGGGCCATAATACCAATATTTCTGGTTCTTTCCAATGGATATTCTCTTCCAGCCAAAGCTTTTTCCTCCTATTAGAATCTGTAGTGAGAGAATGCCTTGTTTGCCTCAGCCATCTTGTGCATATCTTCTTTCTTCTTTACAGCAGCACCGGTGTTGTTGGCAGCATCCATTATCTCATTAGCAAGTCTTTCTTCCTGAGTCTTTTCGCCTCTCTTACGAGAGAACAGAGTAATCCATCTTAAGGCTAAAGTCTGTCTTCTCTCCGGTCTTACTTCGATCGGCACCTGATAGGTAGCTCCGCCGATACGTTTTGCCTTTACTTCAAGTACAGGCATAATGTTGTTCATCGCCTCTTCGAATACTTCAACGGCTGGTTTGCCGGTCTTTTCTTCTACACGGGTAAATGCACCGTATACGATCTTCTGAGCAACACCCTTTTTACCATCATACATGATGTTGTTGATCAGCTTTGTAACAACTTTGTTATTGTAAAGCGGATCCACTAATACGTCTCTTTTTTGTGTATGTCCTTTACGTGGCACGTTACTTCCCTCCTTAATATGGCCGTTCAGCCTTTACCGACTAATCGGCTATTCATTAGATCCTAGGTACTCACAAACATTCAAGTTGCGTTCGCGCTCGGTTTCTATAATATATAACCCTGCAACCTACAGGTTCAATATCTAAAGTCCGGCACTAGAAATTCAAATGTGTGGTCTAATTATTTTTTCTCTTTCGGTCTCTTTGCACCATATTTGGAACGAGCCTGTCTTCTGTTAGCTACTCCTGCGGTATCAAGTGTACCTCTAACGATATGGTATCTGGTACCTGGTAAGTCTTTTACTCTACCGCCACGGATTAAAACAACGCTATGCTCCTGAAGGTTATGACCTTCACCTGGGATGTAACTTGTTACTTCGATACCATTAGAAAGACGTACTCTGGCGATCTTTCTAAGAGCCGAGTTAGGCTTTTTAGGTGTAGCAGTTTTTACTGCCGTGCAGACTCCCCTCTTCTGTGGAGCAGAAATATCAGTTGATCTCTTCTGTAAAGAGTTGTAACCCTTCTGCAGAGCTGGTGCCTGAGATTTCTTTGCGCTTGTCTGTCTACCCTTTCTTACTAACTGGTTAAATGTTGGCATTCCATTCACCTCCTGTGATATTGTCTGTGGTTGCTGTTATCTTCAGCTTAATTTACGCACAAAAACATGACGCGTTAATGCACGCCTAATTATTATATACATTTTGTATTTTTCTGTCAAGGATTTTTTTGAAATATGCACATCCAGCGAATAAAAAAAGCAAAATGTCATAAAAACAAGAACATTCAATGGTTGAAACCCGGAGCTGGAATTTTTTTAGGAATTCCAGCTCCGGGTTTTGCAATTTAAGGATTATCTCATTGCTTATTCAACGATCTCGTTCTCATCAATATCCAGAACCTCTTCCGCCTCATTGAATTCATCTTCTGACAGCAGGATTTCATCCTCTCCCTCTGACAGCTTGATCTCATCCTCTCCCTCGAAAGCAGAATCTGTATTCAGTCCGATGGTGCGGTAACGCTTCATACCGGTACCTGCCGGAATCGGCTTACCGATGATTACGTTCTCCTTCAGACCAATTAAGTGATCGACTTTGCCGTTAATTGCGGCTTCTGTCAGAACCTTTGTGGTCTCCTGGAAGGAAGCAGCAGATAAGAAGGAATCAGTCGCCAGAGATGCTTTTGTAATACCAAGCATAACCTGTTTTCCTTCTGCCGGATTCTTTCCTTCTGCAAGAAGAGATTCATTTAAGTCATTGTAATCCAGAACATCCATAGAGGTTCCCGGAAGCACATCACTGTCTCCGCTCTCCTCAATTTTTATCTTCTTAAGCATCTGTCTTACGATCATCTCAACGTGCTTATCATTGATCTCAACACCCTGTAAGCGGTATACACGCTGTACTTCCTGGATCATATAATCCTGGACAGCGCGGACGCCTTTGATCTTTAAGATATCGTGTGGGTTCACACTACCTTCCGTCAGCTCATCGCCGGCCTCGAGCACCTGGCCATCCTGAACCTTGATTCTGGATCCGTAAGGGATCAGATAGGTCTTGGAATTGCCTGTTTCGTTCTCCGTAACAATGATCTCCCGCTTTTTCTTAGTATCCTTAATGGCCACTACGCCGCCGAATTCTGCAATGATTGCAAGACCCTTAGGCTTACGAGCCTCAAAAAGCTCCTCGACACGGGGAAGACCCTGTGTGATATCGCCACCGGCAACACCGCCGGTATGGAAGGTACGCATGGTCAGCTGGGTTCCTGGCTCACCGATAGACTGGGCAGCGATGATACCGACTGCTTCGCCTACCTGAACCGGCTGTCCGGTTGCCATGTTGGCACCGTAACATTTTGCGCAGACACCCAGATGGGATTTACAGGTTAATACGGTACGGATCTTTACGGAATCACGGCCAAGCTTCTTTAACACGTTCATAACCGCAGCTGCACGCTTCGGTGTACACATGTGGTTCGCCTTCACGATCACTTCTCCGGTATCCGGATCTGTAATGGTTTCCGCAATGAACCGTCCTGTGAGACGCTCCTGTAAGCCCTCAATGGTTTCCTGACCATCTGTAAATGCTTTGATTTCCATAAACGGAATATCTTTGCCTTCGCAGCAGTCGATCTCACGGATAATCATATCCTGGGAAACGTCTACAAGACGTCTGGTCAAGTAACCGGAGTCAGCCGTACGGAGAGCCGTATCGGAAAGTCCTTTACGTGCACCGTGAGCGGAGATAAAGTACTCCAGTACGTCAAGACCTTCACGGAAATTGGACTTGATAGGAAGTTCAATGGTGTGACCTGTGGTATCTGCCATAAGTCCACGCATACCTGCAAGCTGTTTGATCTGTTTATCAGAACCACGGGCTCCGGAGTCGGCCATCATATAGATGTTATTGTATTTATCAAGTCCGGTCAGCAGGTCATGTGTCAACTGGTCGTCAGTCACTTTCCATGTGTCAATTACTTCTTTATAACGTTCTTCCTCCGTAATAAGCCCGCGTCGGAAGTTCTTTGCAATCTGGTCAACCGTTGCCTGTGCATCAGCAATCAGCTTCGGTTTGCTCTCCGGCACTGTCATGTCGGAAATGGATACGGTCATAGCGGCTCTGGTAGAGTACTTATAACCAATCGCCTTGATGTCATCCAGGGTTTCTGCAGTCTGAACTGCTCCATGAACGTTAATAACCTTTTCAAGGATCTGCTTTAACTGCTTCTTGCCTACATGGAAGTCAACTTCCATCAAAAGCTCGTTGCCTGGAACAGAGCGGTCAACAAATCCAAGATCCTGAGGAACGATCTCATTGAAGATGAAACGGCCTACAGTTGATTCAACGGCTCCGGTCTTTATGGTACCATCTGCCATTTTCTTGCTCACTCTGGCTTTAATTCTGGAATGAAGAGTAACAGCCTGGTTTTCGTAAGCGAGTATGGCTTCATTCACGCTCTTAAATACCATTCCTTCGCCCTTTGCTCCTGGTCTTTCCTGGGTCAGGTAGTAAATACCCAGAACCATATCCTGAGAAGGAACTGCCACAGGACCGCCGTCTGACGGCTTCAATAAGTTGTTAGGCGATAACAGGAGGAAACGGCATTCTGCCTGGGCCTCTACGGAAAGAGGCAGATGGACTGCCATCTGGTCTCCGTCAAAGTCGGCGTTGAATGCGGTACAAACCAGGGGGTGAAGCTTAATAGCTTTACCTTCTACCAGAATCGGCTCAAATGCCTGGATACCAAGTCTGTGAAGGGTAGGCGCACGGTTTAACATAACCGGATGTTCCTTGATAACATCTTCCAGGACATCCCAAACCTCTGTCTGAAGACGCTCTACCATCTTTTTTGCATTCTTTATATTATGAGCGGTTCCGTTGGAAACCAGCTCCTTCATAACAAAAGGCTTAAACAGTTCGATGGCCATTTCTTTTGGCAGACCGCATTGGTATATCTTAAGCTCCGGTCCAACTACGATAACAGAACGACCGGAATAGTCAACACGCTTTCCTAAAAGATTCTGACGGAAACGGCCCTGTTTACCCTTTAACATATCGGAAAGAGACTTTAAGGCACGGTTTCCCGGTCCGGTTACCGGCCTTCCCCTTCTGCCGTTGTCAATAAGGGCATCCACCGCTTCCTGAAGCATACGCTTTTCGTTGCGGACAATGATGTCCGGGGCTCCCAGCTCCAGTAGACGGGCAAGACGATTGTTACGGTTTATGATTCTTCTGTATAAATCATTTAAGTCGGAGGTGGCAAAACGGCCGCCATCAAGCTGCACCATAGGACGGATATCCGGCGGAATTACCGGAACCACTGTCATGATCATCCACTCCGGCAAGTTGCCGGAATTGCGGAATGCTTCCACAACCTCCAGCCTCTTGATAATTCTTGCACGCTTCTGTCCGGTCGCTTCCTTTAACCCTTTCTTTAACTCCTCAGAGTCCTTTTCAAGGTCAATGGACCGCAGCAGCTCCAGAATGGCTTCCGCTCCCATTCCTACGCGGAAGGCGCCGTAGCCGTATTTTTCTATTTCTTCCCGGTATTCTTTTTCCGATAAGACCTGCTTATACTGCAGTCCCGTATTGCCGGCATCAAGAACCACATAAGATGCAAAATACAGCACCTTTTCCAGGGTTCTTGGGGAAATGTCCAGGATCAGACCCATACGGCTGGGGATTCCCTTAAAATACCAGATATGGGAAACAGGAGCCGCAAGCTGTATATGGCCCATGCGCTCTCTGCGGACACTGGCCTTGGTAACTTCAACGCCGCATCGGTCACAGATAACGCCTTTGTACCGGATTTTCTTATATTTACCACAATGGCATTCCCAGTCCTTGCTGGGTCCGAAGATCCGTTCACAGAACAAACCGTCTTTTTCCGGCTTTAAGGTTCTGTAGTTGATTGTCTCAGGCTTTTTCACCTCACCATGGGACCATTCCAGAATCTTCTCCGGAGATGCCAAACCGATCTTTATGGCATCAAATGTCATTGGGTGGTAAGTTTCATTGTTTTCAGGCATGAGCGGTTCTCCCTTCAATTATTCTTCGTCTGAATCTTCAAATTCTGCGTCATCGAACTCCTCTAAAGAATCGTCGATACCGTCTGCTTCTGTATCCTCATATTCCTCTTCTTCCACGCTTACCAGTTCTGCATCCTTAAATTCCTGCTTCTGGTAACCGAAGTTGCCAAAGGACTCTTCATCCCGGTAACGTCTGTCGCCCTCAATGATAGACCTTAAATCTGTTTCTTCATAGTCGGTGCTTTCCGCAATCTGAACCTCTGTATTGTCATCACGCAGCACTCTTACATCCAGTGCCAGTGACTGAAGCTCTTTTAGCAATACCTTGAAGGATTCCGGAATTCCCGGTTCAGGAATATTATCACCCTTAATGATGGCCTCATAGGTCTTTACACGGCCTACCACGTCATCGGATTTCACGGTCATGATCTCCTGCAGCGTGTAGGAAGCGCCATAAGCCTCCAGGGCCCAAACCTCCATCTCTCCGAAACGCTGGCCGCCGAACTGGGCTTTACCGCCGAGAGGCTGCTGGGTAACCAGAGAGTAAGGACCTGTGGAACGGGCATGGATCTTATCGTCAACCAGATGGTGAAGCTTCAGATAATGCATGTGGCCGATAGTAACCGCGCTGTCAAAGAACTCGCCGGTACGTCCGTCACGAAGGCGGACCTTACCGTCACGGTTAATCGGAACACCCTTCCACAATTCCTTGTGTTCCAGGTGATCACCCAGATACCGGATAACCTCAGGCTTTAAGGTATCTTCATACTTATCCTGGAAATCCTCCCAATCCATGTTTACGTAGTCGTTGGCCACATCCAGGGTATCCATAATGTCAATCTCGTTTGCACCGTCAAATACCGGAGTGGATACATTAAATCCAAGCGCCCTTGCTGCAAGGCTTAAGTGGATCTCAAGCACCTGTCCGATGTTCATACGTGATGGCACGCCCAGAGGGTTTAATACGATATCCAACGGACGGCCATTGGGAAGGAACGGCATATCTTCTACAGGAAGTACGCGGGAAACAACACCCTTGTTACCGTGGCGGCCGGCCATCTTATCACCAACAGAGATTTTTCTCTTCTGGGCAATGTAAATGCGGACGGTCTGGTTTACACCTGGGGAAAGTTCATCACCGTTTTCTCTTGTAAATACTTTTGCATCTACGATAATACCGTAAGCACCGTGCGGTACCTTTAAGGAAGTATCGCGGACTTCTCTTGCCTTCTCACCAAAGATGGCACGTAACAGACGTTCCTCTGCGGTCAGCTCGGTCTCACCCTTAGGAGTTACCTTACCTACCAGAATATCACCGGCACGAACTTCCGCACCGATTCTTATGATTCCTCTCTCATCAAGATCCTTTAAGGCATCCTCGCCAACTCCGGGAACATCTCTTGTGATCTCTTCCGGCCCTAACTTGGTGTCACGGGCTTCGGCCTCATATTCCTCAATATGAACAGAGGTATAAACATCTTCCTGTACCAGCTTCTCACTTAAGAGAACCGCATCCTCGTAGTTGTAGCCCTCCCAGGTCATGAAGCCGATCAGAGGGTTCTTACCAAGAGCGATCTCGCCGTTCTGAGTGGATGGGCCGTCTGCAATAACTTCTCCCTTTTCCACATGGTTGCCCTTATATACAATTGGCTTCTGGTTATAACAGTTAGACTGGTTGCTTCTTTTAAATTTAGTCAGGCGGTAAACATCTTTTCCGCCGTCGGAATCTCTCTTAATGATGATTTCATTGGAAGCGGAACGTTCCACAACACCGGTATTTCTGGCAACTACACAAACACCGGAGTCTACCGCTGCTTTGGATTCCATACCGGTTCCTACGACTGGGGTCTCTGTTGTGAGCAGAGGCACGGCCTGGCGCTGCATGTTTGATCCCATGAGGGCACGGTTTGCATCGTCGTTTTCAAGGAAAGGAATCATGGCAGTTGCAACGGAAAATACCATCTTCGGAGAAACGTCCATAAGATCAATGTTTTTCCTCTGGAATTCGGAAGTTTCTTCACGGAAACGTCCGGAAATATTCTTATGAACGAAATGGCCGTCATCATCAAGCGGCTCATTCGCCTGTGCAACCACAAAATTGTCTTCTTCGTCAGCAGTCAGGTAAACAACCTCATCAGTAACTACCGGATTCTGGGCATTGGTCTTATCCACTACGCGGTAAGGAGCCTCTACAAATCCGTACTGGTTTACCCTTGCATAAGTAGCGAGGGAGTTGATCAGACCGATGTTAGGACCTTCCGGGGTCTCAATCGGGCACATACGTCCATAATGGGTATAGTGAACGTCTCGAACCTCAAATCCTGCTCGGTCTCTGGAAAGACCGCCAGGTCCCAATGCGGATAAACGTCTCTTATGGGTCAGCTCTGCCAGCGGGTTGTTCTGATCCATGAACTGTGACAGCTGGGAACTTCCAAAGAATTCCTTTACTGCTGCTGTGACAGGCTTAATGTTAATCAATGACTGAGGCGTAATGCCATCCATATCCTGTGTTGTCATTCGTTCCCTGACCACACGCTCCATTCTGGAAAGACCGATGCGGTACTGGTTCTGTAAAAGCTCACCAACGGCACGGATTCTACGATTTCCTAAATGGTCAATATCATCAGCCATTCCCACTTCTTCTTCCAGGTGCATATTGTAATTGATGGAAGCTAAAATATCTTCCTTCGTGATATGCTTAGGAATCAGTTCATTTATATTTCTGTGAAGGGCTTTTTTAAGGGCCTCTTCATCCTCGCTTCCAGCTTCTGCCAGAATTTTTTCAAGAGCAGGATAGAATACTAACTCTGTAATACCCGCTTCCTTCGGATCAAAGTTTACAAAAGAAGCCAGATCAACCATTAAGTTGGAAAGGACCTTTTGCTTACGCTCCACTCCCTCCAGCCATACGAAAGGAACAGCCGCATTCTGAATATCGTTTGCAAGCTGCTTGTCTACTGTGCTTCCAGCCTCTGCTAAAATTTCACCGGTTGTGGTGTCAACCACATCCTCTGCAAGGACATGGCCTGCAATACGGTTTTTAAAATGAAGCTTTTTATTGAATTTATATCTTCCGACCTTTGCGAGATCGTATCTTCTGGGGTCAAAGAACATACTATTTAACAAACTTTCAGCACTATCAACAGATAAAGGTTCACCTGGGCGGATCTTCTTATATAACTCCAATAAGCCATCCTGGTAGTTATCGGACGTATCCTTACCAAAGCTGGCTAATAATTTTGGTTCTTCACCGAACAGTTCAATAATTTCCGCGTTGGTGCCAAAGCCCAGGGCACGGATCAGCACGGTAACCGGAACCTTTCTGGTTCTGTCCACACGAACGTAGAAAATGTCGTTGGAGTCTGTTTCATACTCCAGCCATGCACCCCTGTTTGGGATCACCGTACAGGCATATAGCTCTTTCCCTACCTTGTCATGTTCTATACCATAATATATACCTGGGGAACGTACCAACTGGCTAACAATAACTCGCTCGGCACCGTTGATCACAAAGGAACCGGTATCTGTCATAAGCGGAAGATCACCCATGAAGATCTCATGTTCATTAATCTCATCTTTATCTTTATTGCAAAGCCTTACCTTTACCTTTAAAGGAGCCGCATAAGTTGCATCTCTTTCCTTGCATTCTTCTATTGTGTACTTGATGTCATCCTTACATAATGTAAAGTTGACAAACTCAAGACTTAAGTGTCCTGCAAAGTCTGCAATCGGAGAGATGTCTTCAAAGACTTCCTTTAATCCTTCATCAAGGAACCACTGATAGGAATTCTTTTGAATCTCAATCAGGTTTGGCATCTCAAGCACTTCTTTTTGTCTTGAGAAGCTCATTCTCAGGCTCTTACCGGCTGGGACCGGACGCATTCTGCTTTTCTCCATTGACGTTTCACCCCTGTTTTCTTTCTAATCGTTTCTGTTTTTGGGCATAAATATGCCGTTAAGGCACACAAATCCACAATAGTGCACATTCCATAATAACATGGCATTGTCAAGGTGTCAAGCATTTTTTACTTGTAATCTTCAATAAAATGTGTTATACTATTGCAGATAGGCCCAATTTACAAAATGAACTATTGGAGGTATTCCCGGTGAGCACATTTTTAAACGTATTATTAGTGATTCTTTTTATCGCAGCCGTGGCCATGGCAGTCCTTTATTTTCTCGGAAGAAAGCTGGAAAAGCGCCAGGTGGAACAGCAGCAGGCACTGGAAGCTGCGGCACAGTCCGTATCCATGCTGGTAATCGATAAAAAGAAAATGAAGCTAAAAGATGCAGGGCTTCCTAAGATCGTGTATGAACAAACCCCATGGTATATGCGCCGCACAAAGCTGCCCATTGTAAAAGCAAAGGTTGGCCCAAAGGTCATGACACTGATCGCTGACGCCAAGGTATTCGAAGTGCTTCCGGTCAAAACAGAAGCTAAGGTTGTGGTAAGCGGTATCTACATAACCGAGATCAAGAGCCTTCGGGGCAAAGCGGTTCCACCGGCACCGAAAAAGAAAAAATTCTTGGACAGGTTTAAAAAGAGCGGAAAGTAAGATATCTGGTTCCTGTATTAGTCAATACATTAATACTCGTTTTTTAGAAAGTGATCTGTATCATAAAAAGATCTGTGCAGAATGCCGGAGCACGACTAAAGTCGTACTCCGGCATTTTTTGTTGAAAAATGGTAATTCTTCAGCCATAAAGCAGTATCTGGCCGGTTCTGGTCAATTCTTCGCGGAAAATGGAATCATGAAAATAATCTGGCCTGCTTCCTATATATTAGGAAGGAATACGAATCGTTTTACGGTATTCAAAGGCAGATATTATTACTCCTATTTGAAAATTTTTATCAATAATGGCTTGTTTTTAATATAAAAATATAGATCGCAATTATCTTTTCATTTAGTTTAAATCTTATATTATTCTCAATCTTAAAGCATTTTCTTTGCAAATATTACTATTATGATTGATTTCAATTTAATTTTAAAAAACCTATTGACAAAACTGCAGGCATAAGATACAATCAAGCTACAAGGTAGTTAGTTAACACTAACCTCCTCATAAGAGAAACTTTTCCATATGTAACATAATTAGAAACGAAAGGAGAACTATTATGTTTAATCAAATACAATTACCTTACGCATATGACGCTTTAGAACCCCACATTGACGCTCTCACAATGGAGACACATTATTCCAAGCATCACGCAGCATATACTAAAAATTTAAATGACGCGGCCCAAAAGGCCGGTGTCGAAGACAAAGAAATTACCGCTCTCCTGTCCTCCCTTGACAACATTTCCGACGAGGCTCTCAGAAAGGCCATACGAAACAACGGCGGTGGCTTTTACAATCATAACCTGTATTTTTCCACTATGAGCCCTAACGGCGGAGGGCAGCCAGTTGGCCTCCTTAAGGATGCACTGGAAAAGACTTTTGGCAGTTTTTCCGACTTTCAGAATCAGTTAAGCGGCCTGGCTGCCGGACAGTTCGGATCCGGCTGGGGCTGGCTGTCGGCAAACCGGGATGGCAAGCTGGTCCTTTCCGCCAGTGCCAATCAGGATAACCCACTCATGGAAGGCGGAGGATTTGTTCCAATTCTTGGCATAGACGTATGGGAACACGCCTACTACTTAAAATATAAGAATCTCAGAGCTGACTATATTAAAGCATTTTTCAATGTAATTGACTGGAAGGCTGTTGCTTCCAACTATGAAAACATGATAAACAGTTAAGAAAAGGAGGATTGTAATGAGCAAGAATTTATTTGAGAAACTTAATGAGTATCTGGCCAATCAGCAGGTCATGTATATGAAACTTCATAACCTTCACTGGTATGTAAAAGGCCGCAGCTTCTTCACACTCCATGCAAAGCTAGAAGAGCTGTATGACCAGACCGCCCAGATCATGGATGATGTGGCGGAGCGGCTGCTGGCTTTGGGCGGTTCACCAGTAGCCAGCTTAAAGAAAGCACTGGCCCTCTCTTCCGTAAAAGAGCTGGAGGACGTTCCTATCTCCTCAGATGAAACCATTAAAAACCTGATTTCGGATGTAGAATACTGGATCCGGGATACAAAGGAAATCGTCAAGCTGGCCGATGACGATAATGATGGCGCAACCGCAGATCAATTTAATGGATATCTGGCCGAATACCAGAAGCTTCTGTGGATGTTGAAGTCATATATCAGCTAAAAAATCCCTATAAATCTGAAAATGCCGCTTCCTGACGAAATCACTGTCAGGATGCGGCATTTTTATATGAAATTCCTCATAAAAACGGGGCCGCTGCCCCAGATTGATCTCTCAACAATGGTACAGCGGCCCCAGAAAAGCAACTGAAATTACTTCATTCAATGATAAATTAATCCTCTACAAATACAGCTGTGATTTCTTTGTTGCTTTCTACTTTGTAGCAACGATCATCGCCGTCTTTTGCTTTGCTCTTGCTCTTCTGAACACTACCAGAGGTATTAACCAGTCTATATGTTACAGTCTTATTGCCTTCTGTCTTATCTCCAGCCTTAACCTCATAGTACTCGGAATATCCCTTTTTGCTTACTTTCTCATATTCCACTTCATCTAAG encodes the following:
- the rpoB gene encoding DNA-directed RNA polymerase subunit beta; the protein is MEKSRMRPVPAGKSLRMSFSRQKEVLEMPNLIEIQKNSYQWFLDEGLKEVFEDISPIADFAGHLSLEFVNFTLCKDDIKYTIEECKERDATYAAPLKVKVRLCNKDKDEINEHEIFMGDLPLMTDTGSFVINGAERVIVSQLVRSPGIYYGIEHDKVGKELYACTVIPNRGAWLEYETDSNDIFYVRVDRTRKVPVTVLIRALGFGTNAEIIELFGEEPKLLASFGKDTSDNYQDGLLELYKKIRPGEPLSVDSAESLLNSMFFDPRRYDLAKVGRYKFNKKLHFKNRIAGHVLAEDVVDTTTGEILAEAGSTVDKQLANDIQNAAVPFVWLEGVERKQKVLSNLMVDLASFVNFDPKEAGITELVFYPALEKILAEAGSEDEEALKKALHRNINELIPKHITKEDILASINYNMHLEEEVGMADDIDHLGNRRIRAVGELLQNQYRIGLSRMERVVRERMTTQDMDGITPQSLINIKPVTAAVKEFFGSSQLSQFMDQNNPLAELTHKRRLSALGPGGLSRDRAGFEVRDVHYTHYGRMCPIETPEGPNIGLINSLATYARVNQYGFVEAPYRVVDKTNAQNPVVTDEVVYLTADEEDNFVVAQANEPLDDDGHFVHKNISGRFREETSEFQRKNIDLMDVSPKMVFSVATAMIPFLENDDANRALMGSNMQRQAVPLLTTETPVVGTGMESKAAVDSGVCVVARNTGVVERSASNEIIIKRDSDGGKDVYRLTKFKRSNQSNCYNQKPIVYKGNHVEKGEVIADGPSTQNGEIALGKNPLIGFMTWEGYNYEDAVLLSEKLVQEDVYTSVHIEEYEAEARDTKLGPEEITRDVPGVGEDALKDLDERGIIRIGAEVRAGDILVGKVTPKGETELTAEERLLRAIFGEKAREVRDTSLKVPHGAYGIIVDAKVFTRENGDELSPGVNQTVRIYIAQKRKISVGDKMAGRHGNKGVVSRVLPVEDMPFLPNGRPLDIVLNPLGVPSRMNIGQVLEIHLSLAARALGFNVSTPVFDGANEIDIMDTLDVANDYVNMDWEDFQDKYEDTLKPEVIRYLGDHLEHKELWKGVPINRDGKVRLRDGRTGEFFDSAVTIGHMHYLKLHHLVDDKIHARSTGPYSLVTQQPLGGKAQFGGQRFGEMEVWALEAYGASYTLQEIMTVKSDDVVGRVKTYEAIIKGDNIPEPGIPESFKVLLKELQSLALDVRVLRDDNTEVQIAESTDYEETDLRSIIEGDRRYRDEESFGNFGYQKQEFKDAELVSVEEEEYEDTEADGIDDSLEEFDDAEFEDSDEE
- a CDS encoding superoxide dismutase is translated as MFNQIQLPYAYDALEPHIDALTMETHYSKHHAAYTKNLNDAAQKAGVEDKEITALLSSLDNISDEALRKAIRNNGGGFYNHNLYFSTMSPNGGGQPVGLLKDALEKTFGSFSDFQNQLSGLAAGQFGSGWGWLSANRDGKLVLSASANQDNPLMEGGGFVPILGIDVWEHAYYLKYKNLRADYIKAFFNVIDWKAVASNYENMINS
- a CDS encoding Dps family protein, translated to MSKNLFEKLNEYLANQQVMYMKLHNLHWYVKGRSFFTLHAKLEELYDQTAQIMDDVAERLLALGGSPVASLKKALALSSVKELEDVPISSDETIKNLISDVEYWIRDTKEIVKLADDDNDGATADQFNGYLAEYQKLLWMLKSYIS